tttttgtatttaatcttatattttaacaaattactttttcttatcttctttACTATGTTATACCTCATAAGATATTTTTACTGATTATGTCATTCAAAATACTTAAATTATATCTGATTCTATAGATATAAAGTAATCTTGTTAATTATGTGAATAATGTGAAATGCCAGCAATGCCGCATGCTTAAAATTACGGCGTGAGGTCAAACGTCTATCTACAGTAACGTTTGTAATTTGGTATCGTCTGCTGTAAATACCaaatagtatacaaatttttattttcctcgaaGTTATAATCTTTTATCGAACGAACGATTATACGAATTTCGATGCATATTTGGTGCTCCGTTAAGTGTGtgttaattgtaaataattatcgaaTACTTAATGATATTTAGGTTTACAAGAAAACTGGCTTAATTTACGGTGTTAATGCATTAGATTATGGATGACGAACTAGAAGACAAGATTTTATATCAggtaacataaaaataatttaaaagatatagtgttttcttctttttagaaaaatgttcTTTGAAAAtctaatatgtattatatgttCGATATATGATTTCTGTATTCTGTATTAGTATTCAAAAATAGTCTCGTTTGATTGCTTTTGAATCTTTGCAATATACTTTAAGTAGAAAGTAATATaagtttattcttttattaatctATGATAGAGAGAAATATTCATAGATTATGATATACTTgactatttgaaatttatgatttctttataataacagctattatcaataattttgtatttttgttattgtgtaatagacATATGTATCATACATGAAGCTAGTGTCAAAGTTTGCAGTGGGTATTCCCACAGGATTAAATGCTGGCATAAATTCTCCTTTGGGCTATTTTTGGAGAATCATGAGAGTCTATGCATTGAAGCCAGAAGTATTAATTTGTGGTGCGGTTTTGgcaataattctattttatatacaagCTGTTGATATATGGAGCCGATCACTACTAGGAAAAATCCAATATACACTTGGTCGTACTACATCAAAAGTAAATGAACTAGAGAATAagctatataataatatattatacaaataggGCTAATTAGCATTATACTTTCGTAATTAAATGTGATATATATTAGTTgaaaaaattacttaattatttgtttatcatttaattatttgttgctCAAAGCATtacaaaagagaaataaacatTTGCATCGTGTCTTATTATTTTTAGGTATCAAAACTACCATTTTTAGTTAATGATTCTGTAAATAATGGAGTGAAGCTTAGTTGGGAATTAAAACAAGGACACATTGCTGCATATGCTGTTCAAGGTCATAGAGCTCGTATGGAAGATCGTTTTGTTGTAAATGAAGATATGAACAATACAGGTGTATctttatttgcaatatttgaTGGACATGGTGGAGAAGTAAGTTCAAAAAGATCTGACACATGAATCTATTTAATAGGAACTTAATCAATTATCCAATCAATTGTTCAAAtaggatattttttaatgattacTTATCATTTTTAGTTGACTTTACATAATTACttatcatataacattatcatttttaaatttataaatttatgatgTTATATGACTATTATCTTCCAAAATTGCAGATTAGTAACACAGGAATAAGGTAAATAATGATAAAGTTATACAGAGATAATATggaaatatggaaatagatttcattaatatcataatatattcatatacttatatattttatgagttaatatatatcaattatttagaataccattatagattatagaataatatcaaatattattatgtttgtgTTATATAATAGCTTAGcttatatagaaaaatttaaaaattactacaGCAGTGCATGTAATAATAAgacaaaaaattaaatgtccTTCATACACCAATATCTTTAGCAAATGACTCAACAATACGtaaataatagataaattaaaatttttttacttataATAAAGCAGattattaagatatatttaatatattatattgctaTTGTTAGTTTTACTTTAAAtagtatgaaatatttcaatgataGTATACCAATGATATGccaatattttaaacatatttattgCTTATAAACGTAAATCGCTGAcatatgtttttatttcttaatagtTTGCAGCAAATTATGCACGTGATAAACTTATTCcaaacattaataaaaaagtgattgaattaaaagatataatagcTGGTAAAGCAACACACATACCAGAAAACATaaaggaaaatgaagaaacagagaagaaagaggaaaaaagtaaTACAGATCACCTTGAACGCAAAAAATCTTTTCGTAAAACTGTAAGCACATCTTTAACAGATgattgtatgaaaaaaaatgttGGTGTAACTGATCCAGAATTGCTTGATAAATTGGATAGCTTGTCAAGACCAATAACAAGAGAGGTATGATTGATATTAAATCTTATCTTTTAAAATGGTAGATGTATAAAacagtattttttattttaactgtAAGGTAAGACCATGTAGAACAGTGGAAAAGCCACCAAAAGtagatattacaaattacttggatggaaataaaataaactatgGTAGATTACTAACTGATGAAGTATTGGCCGTAGATAGATTATTAGTTGAGGCTGCTAAGAAAAATATGGATATAGCTGGtaattatctttttacaatttatataattttatttattcaaatttaaaaataacttttaaaaatgtataatacagGTACAACTGCTTTAATTGCTCTCTTAGAAgacaataaattaattgtagcAAATGTTGGAGATTCAAGAGGTGTAATGTGTGATGGAAAAGGAAATGCCATACCTTTATCCTTTGACCATAAGCCACAAcaagtatataattttatttatataaattgctTAGGtcttatgtaataaatttatgttatttaatagtaaatatattttttcattttttgtgaaaataatttctaggaaagagaaaggaggaGAATTAACAAAGCTGGTGGTTTAGTAACATTTAATGGTGTATGGAGAGTTGCTGGTATATTAGCAACTTCTCGAGCTTTAGGAGATTATccattaaaagataaaaaattagtgaTTGCTGATCctgatattttaacttttgaCCTAAGTGACCATAATCCGATGTTTATCGTCCTTGCGTCAGACGGTTTATGGGATACTTTTACAAATGAAGAGGCTGTCGCGTTTATTAAGGAACGTATAAACGAACCACATTTTGGTGCAAAAAGTATCACATTACAAAGTTATTACAGGTAATACAAATCGATCTTACGATCTTTGCAAATATTGATTTAAATCagttttttattatgtatttgtCTTTTTAACATATAGGGGTTCTGCAGACAATATAACTGTAgttgtaattaatttgaagGATCGTAAATACAGCATATCAGacatcaaatagaatcaataatcttttaattatacaaCGAATTTATGTTTTTTCCAAAGATATTCTAGGTTTGTTAATTACTCATTAACGAACAGTAAGTGTAAATTTTGGGGTAAAAGTATGTACTCTGATTTGTGTAATACAGAAATATGATGCTtcagtttttattaaaatgtttccCTTTTTATAAAGTCAATTTTAGTTTtgttataatatcatatagatttttatgtattgtatatttattgtgttataatatttatgaaatatccctcttatttataaaatttaaagaagagCGATATTTTCGTatgtttttgaaattaaatatgtttgtatgatatgttattaaatttatcctctgaaatatctatttttctatttcacaGCAAGTAcataattcatatatatttatgcatgttgttatttattgtaataatggtctatatatatacatacaatactataaaattatactagaatgaaatttttgatgTACAAACATgaacatataatatttatttttgtataaatttgaaTGAATGAATTTCGTAAAtgagtaatttgaaaaatcacATTTGGACacgttacataaaataattactaacatttaatataatactttatactTAAATGACTAACGATCgattaaatgtaaaaaatccTGTACATTGAAAGTAATAggtaataaaagtataatacaaatacataaaatttagttctaatttttaaataatgttgTTAGCAAAAAGTTTTTATTGGGAACTTGATAACagttacaacgtcatattatCTAAATTGaggtaaattataatatatcatcatcttcaatttctaaaaaaatattaatgaaattgagaattctgttacaattacaatatacacgtataaattttatattatcaaaattctttttattcatataatacatacaaaattatatactagatatttttaaattgtatactttactttattatataaaagttaaagtacagaaaattttatagtattcaaataaatacattttgctGTTTATAAAGTGCGGCCAAAATTgatcttaaatattatactacaaaatatttattcattaaaaattaatttcatgttTGGAAGTGTATACTTATTTAGGTATCACATGatgttaaattttcatatttttgatgTAACAAGTACTTAGTAAGCTATAAACTAGccatttttttatgtttttagtcaattctataaaaatgtagatatatttatattagattGTAATATAAATCTCATTTAATTTGAATACAAATTCAACTATTAACCACATAGAATAACATAACATTAAAATAGTTTGTTTAAGTAtatgtagaaatattaatattttttgtcattttataaaatttttaattgtatataacttCGAACTATAAAACatcattgaatatttttgataaaattttatctattGTTCCTATGCACTTTATATAACTTTGAAATTGTgaaagtttttattattaacatagttaatattataaattctataaaatcgaAAATGTATTAATGCAATCATACATAATGtaaatcaatataaaaatcagtttgtttttctttcatatacttatgtcaataaatttttacattccTGGATTTAAATTTTAGCTTTATGAATTACCaacatattcataaaataaataatgtataaagttataatcaagtttttttatatttaaatattcaatttgatttttgttcatttttgtaaatttacgATATACAATGGCGTACAAAAGTTCCCGGTGAAGTAGATCTTTTAGTATACAGTATATACCAAAATAGACatctaaaaaatttttaagcaATATTAGATACATGTGTATCGGAAATAAAGGAAAACAATACGTCAAATAAACACTATTATATTGTGTGTTACAGTCatctaaaaattgtaaagctagcatgtttaaaaatttccagTCAGTATCCAATATACCCAATAtccaatattaattaaaaatttttagatatcACTTTTGAAATGTATAGTGAAAATTATCTGACTGAAAACTTTTGCATGCCATTGTAGACATATCACTATATATTAAGATCATCACATGCATTATCTGTTAAAGaaggcaaaaatattttaaggaCATGAGtgttcttaattttttatatttttatcaagtCCAACtaataagtaattttttcTATTGTACAGTttgagaataaataaataaataaatatgacgCATAGTATACtttatgtttaaaattaatttattaataatcaaatatGTGTATGTTTGTGtacttaaattatttttaacgcataattattaaaataatttaactatTTACGAGACTTAATACAtattagtattaatttttttcattggTGTAAAAAGTAAGTAAGTACATTCTGTgttgtttataaaattaaatatctttttatttgtgaTTTGAACATActctttatagaaaaattcattcatgtcaaaattatattatattaacaatgTGAATAGATCACTCATGTCCAAAAAATGTAAGTATaagtaatatatacaatattttaattattggatataaattattttattattcaattactAGTACTTTGAAATAGTACTAGTTTAAGTCAAATGTAGATATTGAATGAATGGTTGTATTTTATGTACGAATGGATCATTTTTGatgttatatatacattatttatatcgtaGATTTTGTTAATTGTTGATTAAATGTCAACCAAGTAATTCAAAGTCTTCATCAGATGTATCACATTGTGGATCTATATGTTCAAAATCTACAACTATAACAAAGAATTACTAAGACGAACtacaataaatgaaatttcgaattatttatacctttagtaaaattttcctctttttttttttttgttaatgttatatcaatttcaaaatacttACAAGTTGAAGTTGCTATAGCTTCTGAAGCTATATCTTCAACTGGTGACCATTGCGCTAATCTTTCTGCACATAATTCAAGTAAAGGTTGCTTTTCTGGTGTTATTAATTCTTCCTGAATAGATTTGCATAAAGATTTAAAGTCCTTTTCAGTTGCACAAAAAAAAcactgaaaataaaaatatattttattttataaattgcttAATTCTCTgactaatttttaaataacaaaaattaatcataTACTAACAAGTGCTACAGAAGGATCTATTCCCGTGATAGGTATACGACTAGAAGATTTACAATGGTAGGTAGCATCCATTTCAATCTCTTCCTCTTCTAATTTTTTGCCAACACTACCCGATCTTTGTGTTGTATGAGGATCTAAATAAATTACTTCATTTTCTGTAAATGcaaaattgtaatttgtgtacattttcattgtatctttttttaatttgatacttctatttttatatgtatacataccgACGCATCCTATGAAATATAGTGCAAGATTAGGTTTTCCTCCTATTACTCCTAGAGATTGTGGAATTTTGAATGAAGTCTGAAAAATTATAGGTATGAATATATTATCCTTAACTTCATTCATATTTCACTCCAATTTTAGCCATTCATGCAAGAATTGATTTCTTCATTACTTTAAGACCGTTAATGTAGATTGGATTAATCTCGCTTAATCCAAGGCGAAGAGgtattaaaagtaataaagGTTTCCATTGGCTAGGTGCTTTCAATGGTACAGCACCATCAGCTTCCACTGTTGTACCTCCTTCTACTCTACATTGCTTTactataaatgtttaattatatgatacagtttaatgtttataaatttattaaaatttattaaataatagacATATTAAAATGAAGAGTTTTGATTACttacaaatttcattaactATTAATGTATTATCCAAAGCAACGTGTATTGTAATTGAACTCCATTCATCAAACACAactaattttctaaaaattgaaatttgataaaatatcaaatcttatattagaaatatttaaaatataataaatatgtactttAATACTTGTGCTATTGTGTTGGGTCCAAACCATTGTCCAACTTCTTTTCCTTCTGATGCTCCCATTGATGCAATTTGGTGAATAGAGAAAGCAGCAGTTCGTTTGTCTTCAAAACGTTCTAGAATTTTCAGGTACGTACTGTTTCTAGTTTCTGCAGTCCATTGCCAATCTCTacctatttttaattttttaatatttaaaaattaaatatttacaatttatataactataattatcaatattttattttagaaactgTTATTATGTTACAGAATGATTTATTTGATAGATTTTATTGATACAATTATGAACAACtaagtatttaaaattgttGTAAGAGCattaaacgttaaataataaaattattagattCAAATTAACAGTTAcctaaatgtaatataattaaagctTGACCAAGAACCATTTGACCACATCTTAACATACAACCCCAACCTTTGTCGGATGTAAATGTAGAATTGTAACCACCAATAGGCACAAAATTTTTTCGGTAAGTAAACCATAACTTGGATCTTATATCCCTACGAATTATGTCCAGTTCTGAAATTTAAGACCTTACATATCTAATTTATTACAGATCTCTTTACTGTAACTGTGTATTAGACCTCTTATggcattatattttttcccaaGAATCCATACTGGTTCATCTGTTTGTGGTATATCCTCTGGTTCGtctgaaatattttgtgtGAAAAGGCTGTCCATTCTCACAGTATTTGCAAATACTATCTATGTGACTTAAAATTCTTCAATGTATCATAaagataaaatgttttattactctataattatacaaaagaGAAAGCACAGCTTTTTTctacaagaaaaaagaaagcaattGGAATAAGGTTAAATATTTGTCAAAGAATGACATTTTACATGCAATGTATAGTACAACCACCTTCAACTTGGTAAACCAGCATTCGTCATTGCTCATTGAGCAAAGAATTCATTGTTTTtgcaaataacaaatatagtaTGTACTAATATTGACTTTAATAGAATGTCAATAATATCATATCAGCAACACAGCTGATTAACAAAGATCTCGAGGTTAGTGCAATAACCGAGAACAATTTGAATTctaatatcgtataatatataaataatatatataaaacgttattttgatccaaaatatttcgttccaaaaataataagatatgAAATATCCTCTTTACGTCCAAGCAAGCACATAGTAATTCCCTGTATCGGACATCTTTTTCATTCCACttcgcaaaaatatatatattttgaatactcCTTCTTTACGCTAGATGGCATACATTTTCATacgaagtatatatatatacactcgCATACTTACCTCGTCTGTGAATCCAAGTCAATGATCTAACTACCTACTTACCAAAGTTAGTAAAgttaacagaaataaaaatgcttCTTTTATTACACAcccatataaatatatgtgtaataccacattgtataaatttatttaaattaaataaatagagaTTAGTATCAGTAAAGAATAaacaaagataaattttatctttcattaactaaaaatttttccatcgatttatattctttaatacAGCATAATGAAAATGTTATCAATATCTGAgatcttttttataaaaatttatttaaacacggtctcattgaaattatttttacttatccatattattataataaactttcactgtttatttaatataaattataaagcatcgataattttataaagatataatgaaaagtataaatatacgcACGTATCCTTGTATAACACGGTAGTTAGTAAGTAAAGTAATGTAtttgtacgaaatattttacatttgtgAAATAATACAAGATATCGAATGTCAACGACGATAATACAATCAACCGGAAATATTTACGAATTATTACACGCATCGACATTGCATAATATTCGGACTATCACAAGTGCAATGGAATACTCTGATTGGTGCATGACAGATCAAATTTCCAGTCTCTTGTATGATCAACTTCTACCTGTACAGTTGACTACTTACCCACTTAACGTTTCTGTTTATTTCGATCAGTGCTATTTAACGTGCAACTTTTACAGGTTTTCCTATTGGCCTTTGAGTAATGTAATAAacatatttcgtatttttttgtGACAATAGTATTATATAGTAATCTAGTTTCTTTACTTTTCGGCTGTAAATTTGTGAATAAGTGGTAACTAAAGCTTTTGTGACATTGATGGATTTGATTGCAaggattaaaaattgtaagtaaataataaagatagaacataagataataaatttttaattttattattataagataattataatactaatataaatatgtaacgatgtgaatattaatttcaaaatgttgaagtaattattgttacgtacaatttttaaaatacatattaccAGAAGAGGAAATCTCTGATATTACACATAACTTTCTGTAAATTAGAATCTGAAATTCGATAACACGAatcaattgtatttatttaagattTTCTAGTTGTAAAAGTAGGTCAAATTAAATTGACCTTTAAGAAGAGTTCTTTATAGTTTAAACATGTATAGTTACTTACAAATCTAATGCAGCATATTTAAAAGgttatcataaattttttttatttcaataactaAGGAGTAgtgaagaaatattaaataaaattatttatttatatattactctaaattaaaattaatatattatgaaGTCCAATAAATTACACAAACCACAAATAAGTCTTTAAGTATGACTaacgaattaaattttgtgcataaattttattccgttAAGATCGATATATCCGGTTTTAGATCAAATGCCTTTGATCAAATACCAcgatggttttttttttttaataataaagtcTATCGTAGTGTTGTTACCTTTCGTAAACTGGATTTCCTTGAGACTTTCTACAGGTATTGTAACATATCTTACACGTATATAAATCTttgtatgaataattatttcccaaataaatataacaaattttgttttgaaaaATCATGAATCGTATCTAGTTCTCTTacgcaataataaaaattacagtcgtacattactatattaaaattattaataaatattatgctTCTGATACATTATTGCACAATATGCTTCAAAAATTTTCATtgccttatatattgttatcttatttatttagagAAATACATACGTTATTTTTTTTGAAACAGTGCTTTAAAAAGATCATGTTATTCGTACCATTCATAATTTATCAGTAACAACGATATGAAAATTTGCATCTGTAAATGAATAATCTAACAATGATCAGTTATTAGGTATACCACGGTACATAATCATTTGTATAGTACTTTTGTATGGCAACTCGACTTGGAAATACGTGCAGCATGACTCATTATAGTTCATAATTCATGAAGTTCTttgttcttctatttttcgCGATGTTGAGGATATTACGAGATAAATTGCTCGGAGGacacaattatattatataattgcaGTAATCATCGTGTAATGAACTCTAGTATTCAAATAGGATTCTAATGTAATGCAATGGGTATAATTGATTTCTTTTCGtcacttttatatttacatttgtatatatatttttcgttataaatCCTTAAaactttcttcaaaatttgttCTTGTCTGTTTTTTGCTGTATAGCGAAATTACCTAAAtttaatgcaaaataaaattaaataactgtAAAGATGTGCATTgcgaaataacaaattaaactTTAAGtagtttataataaaatacgtaacaaact
The nucleotide sequence above comes from Bombus fervidus isolate BK054 chromosome 6, iyBomFerv1, whole genome shotgun sequence. Encoded proteins:
- the Atg4a gene encoding autophagy-related 4a isoform X3, with the protein product MDSLFTQNISDEPEDIPQTDEPVWILGKKYNAIRELDIIRRDIRSKLWFTYRKNFVPIGGYNSTFTSDKGWGCMLRCGQMVLGQALIILHLGRDWQWTAETRNSTYLKILERFEDKRTAAFSIHQIASMGASEGKEVGQWFGPNTIAQVLKKLVVFDEWSSITIHVALDNTLIVNEILKQCRVEGGTTVEADGAVPLKAPSQWKPLLLLIPLRLGLSEINPIYINGLKTSFKIPQSLGVIGGKPNLALYFIGCVENEVIYLDPHTTQRSGSVGKKLEEEEIEMDATYHCKSSSRIPITGIDPSVALCFFCATEKDFKSLCKSIQEELITPEKQPLLELCAERLAQWSPVEDIASEAIATSTFVDFEHIDPQCDTSDEDFELLG
- the LOC139988408 gene encoding protein phosphatase 1L isoform X4, yielding MKLVSKFAVGIPTGLNAGINSPLGYFWRIMRVYALKPEVLICGAVLAIILFYIQAVDIWSRSLLGKIQYTLGRTTSKVSKLPFLVNDSVNNGVKLSWELKQGHIAAYAVQGHRARMEDRFVVNEDMNNTGVSLFAIFDGHGGEFAANYARDKLIPNINKKVIELKDIIAGKATHIPENIKENEETEKKEEKSNTDHLERKKSFRKTVSTSLTDDCMKKNVGVTDPELLDKLDSLSRPITREVRPCRTVEKPPKVDITNYLDGNKINYGRLLTDEVLAVDRLLVEAAKKNMDIAGTTALIALLEDNKLIVANVGDSRGVMCDGKGNAIPLSFDHKPQQERERRRINKAGGLVTFNGVWRVAGILATSRALGDYPLKDKKLVIADPDILTFDLSDHNPMFIVLASDGLWDTFTNEEAVAFIKERINEPHFGAKSITLQSYYRGSADNITVVVINLKDRKYSISDIK
- the LOC139988408 gene encoding protein phosphatase 1L isoform X3; translated protein: MTVLPMQFTAYSNVIHISLQLYPTYVSYMKLVSKFAVGIPTGLNAGINSPLGYFWRIMRVYALKPEVLICGAVLAIILFYIQAVDIWSRSLLGKIQYTLGRTTSKVSKLPFLVNDSVNNGVKLSWELKQGHIAAYAVQGHRARMEDRFVVNEDMNNTGVSLFAIFDGHGGEFAANYARDKLIPNINKKVIELKDIIAGKATHIPENIKENEETEKKEEKSNTDHLERKKSFRKTVSTSLTDDCMKKNVGVTDPELLDKLDSLSRPITREVRPCRTVEKPPKVDITNYLDGNKINYGRLLTDEVLAVDRLLVEAAKKNMDIAANVGDSRGVMCDGKGNAIPLSFDHKPQQERERRRINKAGGLVTFNGVWRVAGILATSRALGDYPLKDKKLVIADPDILTFDLSDHNPMFIVLASDGLWDTFTNEEAVAFIKERINEPHFGAKSITLQSYYRGSADNITVVVINLKDRKYSISDIK
- the LOC139988408 gene encoding protein phosphatase 1L isoform X2; translation: MDDELEDKILYQTYVSYMKLVSKFAVGIPTGLNAGINSPLGYFWRIMRVYALKPEVLICGAVLAIILFYIQAVDIWSRSLLGKIQYTLGRTTSKVSKLPFLVNDSVNNGVKLSWELKQGHIAAYAVQGHRARMEDRFVVNEDMNNTGVSLFAIFDGHGGEFAANYARDKLIPNINKKVIELKDIIAGKATHIPENIKENEETEKKEEKSNTDHLERKKSFRKTVSTSLTDDCMKKNVGVTDPELLDKLDSLSRPITREVRPCRTVEKPPKVDITNYLDGNKINYGRLLTDEVLAVDRLLVEAAKKNMDIAGTTALIALLEDNKLIVANVGDSRGVMCDGKGNAIPLSFDHKPQQERERRRINKAGGLVTFNGVWRVAGILATSRALGDYPLKDKKLVIADPDILTFDLSDHNPMFIVLASDGLWDTFTNEEAVAFIKERINEPHFGAKSITLQSYYRGSADNITVVVINLKDRKYSISDIK
- the LOC139988408 gene encoding protein phosphatase 1L isoform X1; this translates as MTVLPMQFTAYSNVIHISLQLYPTYVSYMKLVSKFAVGIPTGLNAGINSPLGYFWRIMRVYALKPEVLICGAVLAIILFYIQAVDIWSRSLLGKIQYTLGRTTSKVSKLPFLVNDSVNNGVKLSWELKQGHIAAYAVQGHRARMEDRFVVNEDMNNTGVSLFAIFDGHGGEFAANYARDKLIPNINKKVIELKDIIAGKATHIPENIKENEETEKKEEKSNTDHLERKKSFRKTVSTSLTDDCMKKNVGVTDPELLDKLDSLSRPITREVRPCRTVEKPPKVDITNYLDGNKINYGRLLTDEVLAVDRLLVEAAKKNMDIAGTTALIALLEDNKLIVANVGDSRGVMCDGKGNAIPLSFDHKPQQERERRRINKAGGLVTFNGVWRVAGILATSRALGDYPLKDKKLVIADPDILTFDLSDHNPMFIVLASDGLWDTFTNEEAVAFIKERINEPHFGAKSITLQSYYRGSADNITVVVINLKDRKYSISDIK
- the Atg4a gene encoding autophagy-related 4a isoform X2 translates to MDSLFTQNISDEPEDIPQTDEPVWILGKKYNAIRELDIIRRDIRSKLWFTYRKNFVPIGGYNSTFTSDKGWGCMLRCGQMVLGQALIILHLGRDWQWTAETRNSTYLKILERFEDKRTAAFSIHQIASMGASEGKEVGQWFGPNTIAQQCRVEGGTTVEADGAVPLKAPSQWKPLLLLIPLRLGLSEINPIYINGLKTSFKIPQSLGVIGGKPNLALYFIGCVENEVIYLDPHTTQRSGSVGKKLEEEEIEMDATYHCKSSSRIPITGIDPSVALCFFCATEKDFKSLCKSIQEELITPEKQPLLELCAERLAQWSPVEDIASEAIATSTYVYFGIYCILKDLLHRELLYAIVYRKFTKMNKNQIEYLNIKKLDYNFIHYLFYEYVGNS
- the Atg4a gene encoding autophagy-related 4a isoform X1; protein product: MDSLFTQNISDEPEDIPQTDEPVWILGKKYNAIRELDIIRRDIRSKLWFTYRKNFVPIGGYNSTFTSDKGWGCMLRCGQMVLGQALIILHLGRDWQWTAETRNSTYLKILERFEDKRTAAFSIHQIASMGASEGKEVGQWFGPNTIAQVLKKLVVFDEWSSITIHVALDNTLIVNEILKQCRVEGGTTVEADGAVPLKAPSQWKPLLLLIPLRLGLSEINPIYINGLKTSFKIPQSLGVIGGKPNLALYFIGCVENEVIYLDPHTTQRSGSVGKKLEEEEIEMDATYHCKSSSRIPITGIDPSVALCFFCATEKDFKSLCKSIQEELITPEKQPLLELCAERLAQWSPVEDIASEAIATSTYVYFGIYCILKDLLHRELLYAIVYRKFTKMNKNQIEYLNIKKLDYNFIHYLFYEYVGNS
- the Atg4a gene encoding autophagy-related 4a isoform X4, producing the protein MLRCGQMVLGQALIILHLGRDWQWTAETRNSTYLKILERFEDKRTAAFSIHQIASMGASEGKEVGQWFGPNTIAQVLKKLVVFDEWSSITIHVALDNTLIVNEILKQCRVEGGTTVEADGAVPLKAPSQWKPLLLLIPLRLGLSEINPIYINGLKTSFKIPQSLGVIGGKPNLALYFIGCVENEVIYLDPHTTQRSGSVGKKLEEEEIEMDATYHCKSSSRIPITGIDPSVALCFFCATEKDFKSLCKSIQEELITPEKQPLLELCAERLAQWSPVEDIASEAIATSTYVYFGIYCILKDLLHRELLYAIVYRKFTKMNKNQIEYLNIKKLDYNFIHYLFYEYVGNS